A region from the Canis aureus isolate CA01 chromosome 10, VMU_Caureus_v.1.0, whole genome shotgun sequence genome encodes:
- the LOC144321678 gene encoding interferon alpha-1/2, with the protein MALPCSFSVALVLLSCHSLCCLACHLPDTHGLRNWRVLTLLGQMRRLSAGSCDHYTNDFAFPKELFDGQRLQEAQALSVVHVMTQKVFHLFCPDTSSAPWNMTLLEELCSGLSEQLDDLEACPLQEAGLAETPLMHEDSTLRTYFQRISLYLQDRNHSPCAWEMVRAEIGRSFFSSTILQERIRRRK; encoded by the coding sequence atggccctgccctgctccttctcggtggccctggtgctgctcagctgccactccctgtgctgtctggcttgccacctgcccgacacccacggcctgcgcaactggagggtcctgacgctcctgggacagatgaggagactctccgccggctcttgtgaccactacaccaatgactttgccttccccaaggagctgtttgatggccagcggctccaggaggcgcaggccctctctgtggtccacgtgatgacccagaaggtcttccacctcttctgcccggacacgtcctctgctccttggaacatgactctcctggaggaactgtgctcggggctctctgagcagctggatgacctggaggcctgtcccctgcaggaggcggggctggccgagacccccctcatgcatgaggactccaccttgaggacctacttccaaaggatctccctctacctgcaagacaggaaccacagcccgtgtgcctgggagatggtccgagcagaaatcgggagatccttcttctcctcgacaatcttgcaagaaagaatcaggaggaggaaatga
- the LOC144321679 gene encoding interferon alpha-1/2 encodes MALPCSFSVALVLLSCHSLCCLACHLPDTHGLRNWRVLTLLGQMRRLSAGSCDHYTNDFAFPKELFDGQRLQEAQALSVVHVMTQKVFHLFCPDTSSAPWNMTLLEELCSGLSEQLDDLEACPLQEAGLAETPLMHEDSTLRTYFQRISLYLQDRNHSPCAWEMVRAEIGRSFFSSTILQERIRRRK; translated from the coding sequence atggccctgccctgctccttctcggtggccctggtgctgctcagctgccactccctgtgctgtctggcttgccacctgcccgacacccacggcctgcgcaactggagggtcctgacgctcctgggacagatgaggagactctccgccggctcttgtgaccactacaccaatgactttgccttccccaaggagctgtttgatggccagcggctccaggaggcgcaggccctctctgtggtccacgtgatgacccagaaggtcttccacctcttctgcccggacacgtcctctgctccttggaacatgactctcctggaggaactgtgctcggggctctctgagcagctggatgacctggaggcctgtcccctgcaggaggcggggctggccgagacccccctcatgcatgaggactccaccctgaggacctacttccaaaggatctccctctacctgcaagacaggaaccacagcccgtgtgcctgggagatggtccgagcagaaatcgggagatccttcttctcctcgacaatcttgcaagaaagaatcaggaggaggaaatga
- the LOC144321681 gene encoding interferon alpha-1/2-like yields the protein MALPCSFSVALVLLSCHSLCCLACHLPDTHGLRNWRVLTLLGQMRRLSAGSCDHYTNDFAFPKELFDGQRLQEAQALSVVHVMTQKVFHLFCPDTSSAPWNMTLLEELCSGLSEQLDDLEACPLQEAGLADTPLMHEDSTLRTYFQRISLYLQDRNHSPCAWEMVRAEIGRSFFSSTILQERIRRRK from the coding sequence atggccctgccctgctccttctcggtggccctggtgctgctcagctgccactccctgtgctgtctggcttgccacctgcccgacacccacggcctgcgcaactggagggtcctgacgctcctgggacagatgaggagactctccgccggctcttgtgaccactacaccaatgactttgccttccccaaggagctgtttgatggccagcggctccaggaggcgcaggccctctctgtggtccacgtgatgacccagaaggtcttccacctcttctgcccggacacgtcctctgctccttggaacatgactctcctggaggaactgtgctcggggctctctgagcagctggatgacctggaggcctgtcccctgcaggaggcggggctggccgatacccccctcatgcatgaggactccaccctgaggacctacttccaaaggatctccctctacctgcaagacaggaaccacagcccgtgtgcctgggagatggtccgagcagaaatcgggagatccttcttctcctcgacaatcttgcaagaaagaatcaggaggaggaaatga